In one Halictus rubicundus isolate RS-2024b chromosome 14, iyHalRubi1_principal, whole genome shotgun sequence genomic region, the following are encoded:
- the Beta-spec gene encoding spectrin beta chain isoform X7, translated as MTTDISVVRGGWDPTLQQEIVDEYEYDGGNSSSRLFERSRIKALAGERELVQKKTFQKWVNSHLVRCSCRIGDLYVDLRDGKMLIKLLEILSGERLPRPTKGKMRIHCLENVDKALQFLREQRVHLENMGSHDIVDGNPRLSLGLIWTIILRFQIQDITIEETDNQETKSAKDALLLWCQMKTAGYHNVNVRNFTTSWRDGLAFNAIIHKHRPDLIQFDKLSKANAIYNLNNAFNVAEDKLGLTKLLDAEDIFVDHPDEKSIITYVVTYYHYFSKMKQETVQGKRIGKVVGIAMENDRMIHEYESLTSDLLRWIEGTIEALGDRRFANSLVGVQSQLSQFSNYRTVEKPPKFVEKGNLEVLLFTLQSKMRANNQKPYTPREGKMISDINKAWERLEKAEHERELALREELIRQEKLEQLAARFNRKASMRETWLSENQRLVSQDNFGFDLAAVEAAAKKHEAIETDIFAYEERVQAVMAVSQELEAENYHDIERINARKDNVLRLWTYLLELLRARRMRLELSLQLQQNFQEMLYILDSMEEIKMRLLTDDYGKHLMGVEDLLQKHSLVEADINVLGERVKAVVQQSQRFLEHGEGYRPCDPTIIVERVQQLEDAYAELVRLAVERRARLEESRKLWQFYWDMADEENWIKEKEQIVSTGDIGHDLTTINLLLSKHKALENEIQSHEPQLMSVAAVGDELVRQQHFGSDRITERLQEILGMWNHLLDLAAFRRKRLEEAVDYHQLFADADDIDIWMLDTLRLVSSEDVGRDEANVQSLLKKHKDVTDELKNYGTTIDQLHQQASGLGEQDAKSPEVLERLASIDSRYKELMELAKLRKQRLLDALSLYKLFSESDGVEQWIGEKNRMLETMVPAKDIEDVEIMKHRYNGFEKEMYANASRVAVVNQLARQLLHVEHPNSEQIVARQNELNQKWAELREKADHKRDALNSAHGVQTFHIECRETVSWIEDKKRILQQTDSLEMDLTGVMTLQRRLSGMERDLAAIQAKLDALELEAQNIQQQNLEDPEVIRDRIAQIHTIWEQLTQMLKERDAKLEEAGDLHRFLRDLDHFQAWLTKTQTDVASEDTPTTLADAEKLLTQHQNIKEEIDNYTGDYQKMMEYGERLTSEAGDGDTQYMFLRERLNALKMGWEELHQMWVNRQILLSNSLNLQVFDRDARQAEVLLSQQEHILGKDETPVNFEQAEQMIKRHEAFMTTMDANDEKINSVVQFATRLVDQAHFAADKVKKKAENINERRQINRDKANQYMEKLKDQLQLQMFLQDCEELGEWVQEKHITAQDETYRSAKTVHSKWTRHQAFEAEIASNKDRLQQLQQAAEELIQQKPDLAEIIKPKVAELADQFEELETTTHDKGERLFDANREVLIHQTCDDIDSWMNELEKQIESTDTGSDLASVNILMQKQQMIETQMAVKAKQVTELDKQAEHLQRTVPDDKMEEIKCKKEKVAQRFAQLKAPLIDRQRHLEKKKEAFQFRRDVEDEKLWIAEKMPQATSSEYGNSLFNVHMLKKKNQSLRTEIENHEPRINLVCNNGQKLIDEGHEDSSEFQRLISELTEKWKELKDAVDDRNKHLLQNEKAQQYFFDATEAESWMSEQELYMMVEDRGKDEISAQNLMKKHESLEHAVEDYADTIRQLGETARQLINDQHPLADQIAVKQSQVDKLYAGLKDLAGERRAKLDEALQLFMLNREVDDLEQWIAERELVAGSHELGQDYDHVTLLWERFKEFARDTEATGSDRVAAVNGIADSLIAAGHSDAATIAEWKDGLNEVWQDLLELIETRTQMLQASRELHKFFHDCKDVLGRILEKQNAMSDELGRDAGSVSALQRKHANFMQDLSTLQSQVTQIQEESAKLQASYAGDKAVEITNREGEVVASWNNLQSLCEERRAKLEDTGDLFRFFNMVRTLMIWMDDVVRQMNTSEKPRDVAGVELLMNNHQSLKAEIDAREDNLLACINLGKDLLARNHYASTQIKEKLAALTDHRNALLHRWEERWENLQLILEVYQFARDAAVAEAWLIAQEPYLMSQELGHTIDEVENLIKKHEAFEKSAAAQEERFSALHRLTTFELKELKRREQEREEEERRKKEEAAAAEAARLAKATPVTSPDEPPSERAEAEGVTSGERTAGEDESHVAHRKASTRTPQPQDKPKEEQRSPTDDEFEGVLQRKHEWENTTKKASNRSWHKVYMVVRGQSLFAYTDQKSYKAAPDQSHKGEAPLDLRGATITVANDYTKKKHVFRVKSQSGSDFLFQAKDDTEMNEWVTALNQSAQGASGAGTSRAHTLPAPTQAETKRRSFFTLKKN; from the exons ATGACGACCGACATCTCGGTGGTGCGAGGGGGTTGGGACCCCACGCTACAACAAGAGATTGTCGATGAGTACGAATACGACGGGGGAAACTCGAGCTCGAGACTCTTCGAACGTTCACGAATCAAGGCGTTAGCTG GTGAACGTGAATTAGTACAAAAGAAGACTTTCCAGAAATGGGTGAATTCCCATTTGGTTCGATGCTCGTGCCGAATCGGCGATCTGTACGTCGATCTTCGGGACGGGAAGATGCTGATAAAACTCCTGGAGATCCTTTCCGGAGAACGTTTGCCGCGGCCAACGAAAGGAAAAATGCGAATACACTGTTTGGAAAACGTCGACAAAGCGTTGCAATTCTTGCGGGAGCAGAGGGTGCACCTGGAGAACATGGGATCCCACGATATAGTCGACGGGAATCCGCGATTGAGCTTGGGTCTGATCTGGACCATCATCCTTCGTTTCCAAATTCAGGACATCACTATCGAGGAGACCGACAACCAAGAGACAAAGTCAGCGAAAGACGCTTTGCTGCTCTGGTGTCAGATGAAAACGGCCGGCTATCATAACGTCAACGTGAGGAATTTCACCACTTCCTGGCGCGACGGTCTGGCCTTTAACGCCATCATCCATAAGCACAGACCGGATCTGATCCAGTTCGACAAGCTTTCCAAGGCGAACGCTATCTACAACTTGAACAATGCGTTCAACGTTGCCGAGGACAAACTCGGACTGACCAAACTCCTGGACGCCGAGGACATATTCGTCGACCACCCGGACGAGAAGTCTATCATCACCTACGTGGTCACTTACTATCACTACTTCTCCAAGATGAAGCAAGAGACTGTTCAGGGCAAGAGGATAGGCAAGGTTGTCGGCATCGCCATGGAAAACGATCGCATGATCCACGAGTACGAGAGCCTGACGAGCGACTTGTTGCGGTGGATAGAGGGCACCATAGAGGCCCTCGGTGACCGTAGGTTCGCCAACTCGTTGGTGGGCGTGCAATCCCAGCTCTCTCAGTTCTCCAACTACCGTACCGTAGAGAAACCGCCCAAGTTTGTAGAGAAGGGCAACTTGGAAGTGCTGCTGTTCACGCTGCAGTCAAAGATGAGGGCTAACAATCAAAAACCCTACACGCCCAGGGAGGGCAAGATGATATCAGACATCAACAAGGCTTGGGAGCGACTGGAGAAGGCCGAGCACGAAAGGGAGCTGGCTCTGCGCGAGGAGCTGATTCGCCAGGAGAAACTCGAACAATTGGCAGCGAGGTTCAATCGTAAGGCTAGCATGAGGGAAACCTGGTTGTCCGAGAACCAGCGTCTGGTCTCCCAGGATAATTTCGGTTTCGACTTGGCCGCGGTGGAAGCCGCAGCCAAGAAACACGAGGCCATCGAAACGGACATATTCGCTTACGAGGAGAGAGTCCAGGCCGTGATGGCAGTGTCCCAAGAATTGGAGGCCGAGAACTACCACGACATCGAGCGAATCAACGCTCGCAAGGACAACGTTCTCAGACTATGGACCTACCTGCTGGAATTGTTGCGCGCCAGAAGGATGAGGTTGGAGCTGTCTCTTCAGCTGCAACAGAACTTCCAGGAGATGCTGTACATCCTGGACAGCATGGAGGAGATCAAGATGCGGTTGTTGACCGACGACTATGGAAAACATTTGATGGGCGTGGAGGACCTTCTGCAGAAGCATTCTCTGGTCGAGGCAGACATCAACGTCCTCGGCGAGAGGGTGAAGGCCGTCGTGCAACAGAGTCAGAGGTTCCTCGAGCACGGAGAGGGATACAGACCCTGCGATCCTACGATCATCGTCGAACGCGTGCAACAGCTCGAGGATGCTTACGCCGAATTGGTTCGTCTAGCGGTGGAACGCAGAGCCAGGCTCGAGGAGTCTCGCAAACTCTGGCAGTTCTATTGGGACATGGCCGACGAGGAGAACTGGATCAAGGAGAAAGAACAGATAGTGTCGACCGGGGACATCGGTCACGATTTGACCACCATAAACTTGCTGCTGTCGAAGCACAAAGCGTTGGAGAACGAAATTCAATCCCACGAACCTCAATTGATGTCGGTAGCCGCGGTCGGCGACGAACTGGTCCGCCAGCAACACTTCGGCTCCGATCGTATCACGGAGAGGCTCCAAGAGATCTTAGGAATGTGGAATCATCTTCTCGACCTGGCTGCCTTCAGAAGAAAGCGATTGGAAGAGGCCGTCGACTACCATCAGCTGTTCGCCGATGCCGACGACATAGACATTTGGATGTTGGACACTCTGAGATTGGTGTCGTCGGAGGACGTCGGAAGAGACGAGGCAAACGTTCAGTCGTTGTTGAAGAAACACAAGGACGTCACCGACGAGCTGAAGAACTATGGCACCACGATCGACCAGCTTCATCAGCAGGCATCCGGTCTTGGGGAGCAAGATGCCAAGTCGCCGGAAGTATTGGAGAGGCTGGCATCCATCGATTCCAGGTACAAGGAGCTCATGGAACTGGCCAAGCTGCGTAAACAGAGACTGCTGGACGCTCTGTCTTTGTACAAGTTGTTCAGCGAGTCGGACGGAGTCGAGCAGTGGATAGGCGAGAAGAACAGGATGCTGGAGACCATGGTGCCGGCCAAGGATATCGAGGACGTGGAGATCATGAAGCACAGGTACAACGGCTTCGAGAAAGAGATGTACGCGAACGCTTCCCGGGTAGCCGTGGTGAATCAATTGGCTAGGCAGTTGTTGCACGTGGAGCATCCGAACTCCGAGCAGATAGTCGCCAGGCAGAACGAGCTGAATCAGAAGTGGGCCGAGTTGAGGGAGAAGGCGGACCATAAACGGGACGCGCTGAACTCCGCTCATGGCGTGCAGACCTTCCACATCGAGTGCAGGGAGACGGTGTCATGGATAGAGGACAAGAAACGAATTCTCCAACAGACCGACAGCCTCGAGATGGATCTGACCGGTGTCATGACGCTTCAGCGTCGCCTGAGCGGCATGGAACGCGATTTGGCAGCTATCCAGGCCAAGTTGGACGCTTTGGAGTTGGAGGCTCAGAATATTCAACAGCAGAACCTGGAAGATCCAGAGGTGATTCGCGATAGGATCGCTCAGATTCACACCATCTGGGAGCAACTGACGCAGATGCTGAAGGAGCGCGACGCCAAATTGGAGGAGGCAGGCGATCTGCACAGATTCTTGAGAGACCTCGACCACTTCCAGGCCTGGTTGACCAAGACCCAGACCGACGTGGCCAGCGAAGACACACCGACCACTTTGGCCGACGCCGAGAAGCTTCTGACACAGCATCAGAACATCAAGGAGGAGATCGACAATTACACGGGCGACTATCAGAAGATGATGGAGTACGGGGAGAGGCTGACCAGCGAGGCTGGCGACGGGGACACTCAGTACATGTTCCTGAGGGAGCGTCTGAACGCGTTGAAGATGGGCTGGGAGGAGCTGCACCAGATGTGGGTGAACAGGCAGATCCTGTTGTCGAACTCGCTGAACCTGCAGGTGTTCGATCGCGACGCTCGCCAAGCGGAGGTGTTGTTGTCCCAGCAGGAGCACATTCTCGGGAAGGACGAGACCCCGGTGAACTTCGAGCAGGCCGAGCAAATGATCAAACGACACGAGGCGTTCATGACCACGATGGACGCGAACGACGAGAAGATCAATTCGGTGGTGCAGTTCGCCACCAGGCTGGTCGACCAGGCTCATTTCGCTGCGGACAAGGTCAAGAAGAAAGCGGAGAACATCAACGAGCGCCGGCAGATCAACCGCGACAAGGCGAATCAGTACATGGAGAAGCTGAAGGATCAGCTGCAGCTGCAGATGTTCCTGCAAGACTGCGAGGAGCTCGGCGAATGGGTGCAGGAGAAACACATCACCGCGCAGGACGAGACCTACAGAAGCGCTAAAACGGTTCACAGCAAATGGACCAGGCACCAGGCGTTCGAGGCTGAGATAGCCAGCAACAAAGACCGGCTGCAACAATTGCAGCAAGCTGCCGAGGAACTGATTCAACAGAAACCCGATCTCGCCGAGATCATCAAGCCGAAGGTGGCCGAACTGGCCGACCAATTCGAGGAACTCGAAACGACCACTCACGACAAAGGCGAACGCCTGTTCGACGCCAACAGAGAGGTCCTTATACACCAGACCTGCGACGATATCGACTCCTGGATGAACGAGCTGGAGAAACAAATCGAGAGCACCGATACAGGCTCGGACCTCGCGTCGGTCAACATTCTGATGCAGAAACAGCAGATGATCGAGACGCAGATGGCCGTCAAGGCCAAACAGGTCACCGAATTGGACAAGCAAGCCGAACACCTGCAGCGCACCGTTCCCGACGATAAGATGGAGGAGATCAAGTGCAAGAAGGAGAAGGTGGCGCAGAGGTTCGCCCAGCTGAAGGCCCCTCTGATCGATCGTCAGCGTCACttggagaagaagaaggaggcgTTCCAGTTCAGACGCGACGTCGAGGACGAGAAGCTCTGGATCGCCGAGAAGATGCCGCAAGCTACCAGCAGCGAGTACGGGAACTCCTTGTTCAACGTGCACATGCTCAAGAAGAAGAACCAGTCGTTGCGTACCGAGATCGAGAACCACGAGCCCAGGATCAATCTGGTCTGCAACAACGGGCAGAAACTGATCGACGAGGGACACGAGGACAGCTCCGAGTTCCAGAGGCTGATATCCGAGCTGACCGAGAAGTGGAAGGAGCTGAAGGACGCGGTGGACGACAGGAACAAGCATTTGCTTCAGAACGAGAAGGCGCAGCAGTACTTCTTCGACGCGACCGAAGCCGAGTCGTGGATGAGCGAGCAAGAGTTGTACATGATGGTTGAAGATCGCGGCAAGGACGAGATCTCCGCTCAGAATTTGATGAAGAAGCACGAGTCCTTGGAGCACGCCGTCGAGGACTATGCGGATACTATACGCCAGCTTGGAGAGACCGCCAGGCAGCTGATCAACGACCAACATCCGCTGGCTGATCAGATTGCTGTCAAGCAATCGCAG GTTGACAAACTGTACGCTGGACTGAAGGATCTGGCCGGCGAGCGAAGAGCCAAACTGGACGAGGCCCTTCAATTGTTCATGCTGAACAGAGAAGTGGATGATCTTGAGCAATGGATCGCTGAGAGAGAATTGGTCGCGGGAAGCCACGAACTCGGCCAGGATTACGACCACGTGACCCTTCTGTGGGAACGATTCAAGGAGTTCGCTAGAGACACCGAAGCGACAGGATCTGACCGTGTGGCAGCAGTGAACGGAATCGCGGATTCGTTGATCGCCGCCGGACACTCGGACGCAGCGACCATCGCCGAATGGAAGGACGGATTGAACGAAGTCTGGCAGGACTTGCTCGAGCTGATCGAGACGCGCACGCAAATGTTGCAAGCCAGCAGAGAGCTGCACAAGTTCTTCCACGATTGCAAGGACGTGCTTGGAAGAATCTTGGAGAAACAGAACGCGATGTCCGACGAGCTTGGCCGCGACGCTGGCTCCGTGTCCGCTCTTCAACGAAAACACGCGAACTTCATGCAAGATCTATCCACTCTGCAGAGTCAGGTGACTCAAATCCAAGAAGAATCCGCCAAGCTGCAAGCAAGCTATGCCGGCGACAAAGCCGTAGAGATAACGAATCGCGAAGGAGAAGTGGTAGCCTCATGGAACAACCTGCAATCATTGTGCGAAGAGAGAAGAGCGAAACTGGAGGACACCGGCGACCTCTTCCGCTTCTTCAACATGGTCAGAACCTTGATGATATGGATGGACGACGTTGTGCGTCAGATGAACACCTCCGAGAAACCTCGAGACGTAGCCGGAGTCGAATTGCTGATGAACAATCATCAGAGCCTGAAGGCTGAAATCGATGCTAGGGAAGACAATTTGCTGGCGTGTATTAACCTTGGAAAGGATTTGTTAGCTAGAAACCATTATGCCAGTACTCAGATTAAAGAGAAGCTAGCCGCTCTCACCGATCATAGGAACGCGTTGTTGCACAGATGGGAGGAACGTTGGGAGAACTTGCAACTCA TTCTGGAAGTCTATCAGTTTGCTAGAGATGCAGcggtcgccgaggcatggctgaTCGCCCAGGAACCGTATCTGATGAGCCAGGAACTCGGA CATACAATCGACGAGGTCGAGAACTTGATTAAGAAACACGAGGCCTTTGAAAAATCGGCAGCTGCGCAGGAGGAAAGGTTTAGTGCCTTGCATCGACTCACTACG TTTGAgttgaaagaattgaagaggAGAGAACAAGaacgggaggaggaggagagacgCAAGAAAGAGGAAGCTGCGGCAGCCGAGGCAGCTCGGTTAGCTAAAGCAACGCCAGTAACTAGTCCAGATGAACCGCCCAGTGAAAG AGCCGAAGCTGAAGGTGTAACCAGTGGAGAACGTACAGCTGGTGAGGATGAATCGCACG TGGCACATCGCAAGGCTTCTACACGTACACCACAGCCTCAAGACAAGCCCAAGGAAG